The following coding sequences are from one Arthrobacter sp. PvP023 window:
- a CDS encoding TetR family transcriptional regulator — MNDRSLQRLSPARESLFEAAISSFAEFGFSGASMRTIAQRAGMALSNLYNYAPSKQDLLVQILKTANYNHLAHTEWAVAGAGGNPSDQLKAGVRAYVEYVVTHPAEALVAQTELRYLDVDHRKRLVVARDRIDEMLQGIISRGRESGVFLTPFPREATRAILTMSAGVAQWYRSEGTLTGDEVAERYALLALAMVQDASSWSSPETVAGDIRVDPAYETKQS, encoded by the coding sequence ATGAACGACCGTTCACTTCAGCGCTTGTCGCCAGCCCGAGAGTCCCTCTTCGAAGCCGCCATCAGTTCCTTCGCGGAATTTGGTTTCAGCGGCGCCTCTATGCGAACAATTGCGCAGCGCGCCGGAATGGCGCTTTCCAACCTGTACAACTACGCGCCTTCAAAACAGGACCTCCTGGTCCAGATCCTGAAGACGGCGAACTACAACCACTTGGCACATACCGAGTGGGCGGTCGCCGGTGCTGGCGGCAATCCCTCGGACCAGTTGAAGGCGGGGGTGCGCGCCTACGTCGAGTATGTGGTCACTCATCCTGCCGAAGCACTGGTTGCCCAGACAGAGCTGCGCTATCTGGACGTCGACCACCGCAAGCGCCTCGTCGTCGCACGTGATCGTATCGATGAGATGCTGCAGGGCATCATCTCAAGGGGACGCGAGTCAGGTGTGTTCCTCACGCCCTTTCCCCGGGAAGCAACGCGGGCGATCCTGACCATGTCCGCCGGGGTCGCACAGTGGTACCGCTCGGAGGGCACGTTGACGGGGGATGAAGTGGCAGAGCGGTACGCCCTTCTGGCTCTGGCCATGGTTCAGGACGCCAGCTCCTGGTCCTCCCCCGAAACTGTTGCCGGAGACATTCGAGTCGACCCGGCCTACGAGACAAAGCAAAGTTAA
- a CDS encoding alpha/beta fold hydrolase produces MTRNPPSSAHYLDIDDRPGFVATFGEGRPIVCIHTAGQSGLQWRDAIAGLVAGGYQVIVPDLPGHGHSEEPVTGPVTDLGYYGDWIIRLIEILDLDEPYVVGCSIGGKIALDVAVKKSAKLAGVIAMAADAQNNGQNERSLRRNLEDAVSPSRTDRTFYGTLAACGSGVEEARRQRIAARHRREDPQVALSDLIGWARHDVSSGLSAIVCPVHLVVGGDDFWLDPEGVERTAAGIQGARYTLLPGIGHYPMEELPDIAERLSEWLLDLSINGNFRITSDAARTPDTAL; encoded by the coding sequence ATGACCCGAAACCCGCCCAGCTCCGCGCACTATCTAGATATCGATGACCGTCCCGGATTTGTCGCCACATTTGGGGAGGGCCGTCCGATCGTATGCATCCACACTGCCGGACAATCCGGCCTCCAGTGGCGTGACGCCATCGCAGGCCTCGTCGCTGGGGGGTATCAGGTCATCGTCCCGGATCTTCCGGGCCATGGACATTCGGAAGAGCCCGTTACCGGTCCGGTCACCGATCTCGGATACTACGGCGACTGGATCATTCGGCTAATAGAAATCCTTGACCTTGACGAACCCTATGTAGTGGGCTGCTCGATCGGCGGAAAAATTGCGCTCGACGTCGCCGTGAAGAAGTCCGCCAAGCTCGCTGGAGTGATCGCCATGGCAGCCGACGCACAAAACAACGGGCAAAATGAACGATCGCTTCGCCGAAACCTCGAAGATGCGGTCTCGCCCTCACGCACCGACCGCACCTTCTACGGCACCCTCGCCGCCTGCGGCTCCGGCGTCGAGGAAGCACGCCGGCAAAGGATCGCCGCGCGGCACCGCCGTGAGGATCCACAGGTCGCCCTCTCCGATCTGATTGGCTGGGCCAGGCATGACGTCTCGTCAGGGCTATCAGCGATTGTCTGCCCAGTGCATCTGGTAGTGGGTGGGGATGACTTTTGGCTCGACCCTGAAGGCGTGGAACGGACCGCGGCGGGAATCCAGGGAGCGCGGTACACCCTGCTTCCTGGCATCGGTCATTATCCAATGGAAGAGCTTCCCGACATCGCAGAGCGGCTGTCCGAATGGCTACTGGATCTCTCCATCAACGGGAACTTCCGCATCACTTCAGATGCTGCCCGAACACCGGACACTGCGCTCTGA